From Thermincola ferriacetica, the proteins below share one genomic window:
- a CDS encoding O-antigen ligase family protein: MAKKNAKSLNGFGSNHLFPFVLLLPLLFLPPFFRGLFFDSESFVAYMYAAAVLMVYVLYTKDNFKLSFNLMEAAFTGFVLAWFISILAAYDVREAVGDALRNLNYLIIFLLLAALAENLQKMRLALWTFFVAGIGVALTGLGTAYGTFDFNGAFVDGLINSTLQYHNAAAIYLMACGIIGLYLAAVSENLWLRYSVSAGNFLVLLTAFGAGSRGAMLMGPIAFALFFIGVPGLRIKTLIPLLAAAIPFALLSSRLLDFNNLSLPWLFLFIGMFLTSAIHLGLDKAVGRLSLNIDRKKVWTAVTVVFLALGAVLFIFSEQIMPQGISDRLHNFNLQQNSVQERFTFYKDAMKIIKDHPLLGTGGGGWNAVYRQYQSYLYHSTEVHNHPLQVWVEAGTIGFVFFILLWLAGVVTIIQIYRSALPTEYKALAWTAFCAAIALGLHSLIDFSLSEGAVSILLWGQFGLIRAVQKRLDRQPKAIVNYRPVARKVLGGVVAVAFFVCSLLLFIGDRYWIKATEALRYGNVADGRAALEQAVKFDPLNARLRVQLAQVYSYEAAQNKNYYLNGAALREAEEAIKWNPTNAENYWAAAQAAAGTGQVAEMVRYAEKAVELAPLVQANYEQLALIYLNAGKMYINLKQPDKAREYLQKVETLSLRMEDIMATKNDIEKRFWKGPLLGPSDRFNQIKTEADQLLNKL; the protein is encoded by the coding sequence ATGGCCAAAAAAAACGCAAAAAGTTTAAATGGTTTTGGTAGCAATCATCTTTTTCCCTTTGTTTTATTGTTGCCCCTGCTTTTTTTACCGCCTTTTTTCAGAGGACTTTTTTTTGATAGCGAATCCTTTGTTGCCTATATGTACGCTGCTGCAGTTCTGATGGTATATGTACTGTACACAAAGGATAATTTTAAATTATCCTTTAACCTGATGGAAGCAGCCTTTACCGGTTTTGTTCTGGCCTGGTTCATTTCAATTCTGGCGGCATATGATGTAAGGGAAGCTGTGGGCGATGCCCTGCGAAACCTGAATTACCTGATTATTTTTCTTCTTTTGGCCGCCCTGGCGGAAAATCTGCAAAAAATGCGCCTGGCCTTATGGACCTTTTTTGTTGCCGGTATCGGAGTAGCCCTGACCGGTTTGGGGACAGCCTATGGAACCTTTGATTTTAACGGTGCTTTTGTTGATGGCCTGATTAATTCAACGCTGCAATACCATAATGCCGCGGCCATTTATCTGATGGCTTGCGGGATTATTGGCCTCTACCTGGCTGCGGTTTCCGAAAACCTCTGGCTCAGGTATTCCGTTTCAGCAGGTAATTTCCTTGTTTTGCTTACAGCCTTTGGGGCCGGTTCCCGGGGGGCCATGTTGATGGGTCCGATAGCCTTTGCTTTATTCTTTATCGGTGTGCCCGGCCTGCGGATAAAAACTCTCATACCTTTGCTTGCCGCAGCCATTCCTTTTGCCTTGTTATCGTCCCGCCTGCTTGATTTCAACAACCTATCCCTGCCCTGGTTATTCCTTTTTATCGGGATGTTTTTGACGTCAGCCATACATCTTGGATTGGATAAAGCCGTTGGTCGATTGTCGCTTAATATTGACAGAAAAAAAGTATGGACGGCAGTGACTGTTGTGTTTCTGGCGCTGGGCGCTGTTTTGTTCATTTTCAGTGAGCAAATCATGCCCCAGGGGATCTCCGACCGGCTGCATAATTTTAATCTCCAGCAAAACAGTGTTCAGGAACGCTTTACATTCTATAAAGACGCCATGAAAATCATCAAGGACCATCCCCTTCTGGGAACGGGTGGCGGAGGGTGGAATGCTGTGTACAGGCAGTACCAGAGCTATCTCTACCATTCTACGGAGGTGCACAACCACCCGCTGCAGGTTTGGGTGGAGGCGGGAACAATAGGCTTTGTTTTCTTTATATTGCTATGGTTGGCCGGAGTCGTTACCATAATACAAATTTACAGGTCAGCCTTGCCGACAGAGTATAAAGCCCTGGCATGGACTGCTTTCTGCGCCGCTATTGCGTTGGGGCTGCACAGCCTGATTGATTTCTCCCTGTCTGAAGGCGCTGTTTCCATCCTCTTATGGGGCCAGTTTGGTTTGATCAGAGCCGTGCAGAAGCGTCTCGATAGGCAACCTAAAGCAATAGTGAATTATAGGCCGGTAGCCCGTAAAGTATTGGGTGGGGTCGTGGCGGTAGCTTTCTTTGTTTGCAGTTTGCTGCTTTTTATTGGTGACAGATATTGGATAAAAGCGACCGAAGCCTTGCGTTACGGCAATGTCGCAGATGGAAGAGCAGCCCTGGAACAGGCGGTGAAATTTGATCCCCTTAATGCCAGGCTGCGGGTGCAATTGGCCCAGGTTTACAGTTACGAAGCAGCCCAGAATAAAAACTATTACCTGAACGGAGCGGCCTTAAGAGAGGCTGAAGAGGCTATCAAATGGAATCCTACCAATGCCGAAAATTATTGGGCTGCCGCGCAGGCCGCTGCCGGCACGGGCCAGGTGGCGGAAATGGTCCGGTATGCGGAAAAGGCGGTAGAGCTGGCGCCTCTGGTCCAGGCAAATTATGAGCAACTGGCGCTGATATACCTTAATGCAGGAAAGATGTACATTAACCTGAAGCAGCCGGATAAAGCCAGGGAGTATTTGCAAAAGGTCGAAACCCTTTCGCTGCGGATGGAAGATATCATGGCCACTAAAAATGACATAGAAAAAAGATTCTGGAAAGGGCCGCTTTTGGGGCCTTCCGACAGGTTTAACCAGATAAAGACGGAAGCTGACCAGCTTCTAAATAAGCTATAA
- a CDS encoding nucleotidyltransferase family protein: protein MKAMIMAAGVGSRLDPLTRTLPKPMVPIQDKPLMEHIINLLRHYGIRDIIANLHYLPGVIKSYFGDGSDFGVKLLYSEEQNLMGTAGGVKNNEWFLDETFVVISGDALTDIDLADFVRYHRQKKALATIALKRVAEVERFGVVVTGEAGKIAAFQEKPRKEEALSNLVNTGIYIFEPEIFKYIPEHQVYDFGKQLFPLLVKEGLPFYGYPMDGYWRDIGTLESYRQAREDAACGKVKLGAALTKPRCQHSIYY from the coding sequence ATGAAAGCGATGATTATGGCGGCGGGGGTCGGTTCGCGGCTGGACCCGCTCACCCGCACGTTGCCCAAACCTATGGTACCCATTCAGGATAAACCTTTGATGGAGCATATCATAAACCTGTTACGGCACTATGGGATTCGGGACATCATAGCCAATTTGCATTACCTGCCCGGCGTTATAAAATCATATTTTGGTGACGGGTCTGATTTTGGCGTGAAGTTGCTTTACTCTGAAGAGCAGAATCTTATGGGTACTGCCGGCGGAGTAAAAAACAATGAATGGTTTCTGGATGAAACTTTTGTGGTCATAAGCGGTGATGCTTTGACTGATATTGATTTGGCTGATTTTGTCCGTTATCACCGGCAAAAGAAGGCCCTTGCCACTATTGCGCTGAAAAGGGTTGCAGAGGTGGAACGATTTGGTGTGGTAGTTACCGGCGAGGCGGGCAAAATAGCGGCATTTCAGGAAAAGCCCAGGAAAGAAGAAGCTCTCAGCAACCTGGTTAATACAGGCATATATATATTTGAACCCGAGATATTTAAATACATACCGGAGCATCAGGTTTACGATTTCGGCAAGCAGTTGTTTCCCCTGCTGGTTAAGGAGGGATTACCCTTCTACGGTTACCCCATGGATGGGTACTGGCGGGATATTGGGACCCTGGAGAGCTACAGGCAGGCCAGGGAGGATGCTGCCTGCGGAAAAGTCAAACTTGGCGCGGCATTGACTAAACCCCGGTGTCAGCATTCCATATATTATTAA
- the rfbD gene encoding dTDP-4-dehydrorhamnose reductase, with protein MRILVTGASGMLGRALINKLQQTGFEYMATDVNDVSSDVTELDITDFTRVMSAVKDYRPDVVINAAAFTDVDGCEADRDTAFRVNALGPRNLAVACEDVGAALVQISTDYVFSGQSNTPYNEYSPTGPLNVYGWSKLAGEMNVCHHTKRFYIVRTAWLFGRWGKNFVSTILRLAKEQRLLSVVDDQVGSPTYAADLAKAIVQLIKEPSYGIYHITNSGTCSWYRFAQVILEEAGIDNVELRPVSTRESNRLALRPANSVLENHNWVLHGNEPLRHYREALQEYIKEESK; from the coding sequence TTGAGAATTTTGGTCACAGGCGCTTCCGGTATGCTTGGCCGGGCATTAATTAACAAGTTACAGCAAACAGGCTTTGAATATATGGCTACAGATGTGAACGATGTATCCTCAGATGTGACTGAGCTGGATATAACAGACTTCACCCGTGTAATGTCTGCTGTAAAAGATTATAGACCCGATGTGGTTATAAATGCTGCAGCTTTTACTGATGTTGACGGCTGTGAGGCAGACCGCGATACTGCATTCAGGGTTAATGCATTGGGGCCGAGGAACCTGGCGGTTGCCTGCGAAGATGTTGGCGCAGCCCTGGTACAAATAAGTACAGATTATGTATTTTCCGGCCAGTCCAATACTCCTTATAACGAATACTCCCCGACCGGACCGTTAAATGTTTATGGTTGGTCCAAACTGGCCGGTGAAATGAATGTCTGCCACCATACCAAAAGGTTTTATATAGTGCGCACCGCCTGGCTTTTTGGCAGGTGGGGCAAAAACTTCGTCAGTACCATACTGAGACTGGCCAAAGAGCAGCGACTATTAAGCGTTGTTGACGATCAAGTGGGTTCACCAACCTATGCGGCTGATTTGGCAAAAGCTATTGTTCAATTGATAAAAGAACCTTCATACGGTATTTACCATATTACCAACAGCGGGACATGTTCCTGGTACCGTTTTGCTCAGGTGATTTTGGAAGAAGCAGGAATTGATAACGTGGAATTGCGCCCGGTTTCCACCAGAGAAAGTAACCGCCTGGCACTTAGACCCGCAAATTCTGTTCTGGAGAATCACAATTGGGTATTGCACGGTAATGAGCCTTTAAGGCATTATAGAGAGGCTTTGCAAGAATATATCAAGGAGGAGTCAAAATGA
- a CDS encoding sugar phosphate nucleotidyltransferase, translating to MKGVILAGGTGSRLFPLTKVTNKHLLPVGRYPMIYHPIFKLKNAGIREVLVVTGKEHMGDVVNLLGSGRDFEMEFTYRVQDQAGGIAQALGLAEQFVGRENCVVILGDNIFQDEIKRYVADFAVQGGGAKILIKEVPDPQRYGVAELKDGKIVSIEEKPQKPKSNYCVTGIYMYDCQVFNIIKTLRPSGRGELEITDVNNAYIAQNKLTYGILDGWWTDAGTFESLLKANELANGLDLKKAEKNNKFEEMAG from the coding sequence ATGAAAGGTGTTATCCTTGCCGGTGGGACGGGCTCGAGGCTTTTTCCGCTGACAAAGGTTACCAATAAGCACCTGCTGCCTGTAGGGCGGTATCCCATGATTTACCACCCCATTTTTAAACTTAAAAATGCCGGTATCAGGGAGGTCCTGGTTGTTACCGGTAAGGAACACATGGGCGATGTTGTTAACCTGTTAGGCAGCGGCCGTGACTTTGAAATGGAGTTTACCTATCGAGTGCAGGACCAGGCCGGCGGCATTGCCCAGGCTTTGGGATTGGCGGAACAGTTTGTAGGCAGGGAAAACTGTGTGGTCATTCTGGGCGACAATATTTTTCAGGATGAAATTAAAAGGTATGTTGCCGATTTCGCCGTCCAGGGGGGAGGGGCCAAAATACTGATTAAGGAAGTACCCGATCCTCAACGTTACGGAGTGGCTGAGTTAAAGGACGGTAAGATTGTGTCTATTGAAGAAAAGCCCCAAAAGCCCAAGAGCAATTATTGCGTTACCGGCATATACATGTACGATTGCCAGGTGTTTAATATCATTAAAACACTAAGACCTTCCGGCCGTGGTGAATTGGAAATTACAGATGTTAATAACGCTTATATAGCTCAAAATAAGCTTACTTATGGCATTTTAGACGGTTGGTGGACTGATGCCGGTACTTTTGAATCACTGTTAAAGGCCAATGAACTTGCCAACGGGTTGGACCTTAAAAAGGCTGAAAAAA